tattcaatctgagatgggaatatctatgctcacttatatggcctgatatatttttactttatatacatgtaaatccATGATGTCCCTAAGCTTTAGGATGGATGTCCGATCCTTATAGGTAATGGACTGCACGACCAAGCCGTTTATATCATGGTCATAGACCATGGTTCACGAATTTGTTCTCGaatttgtagtattgatcatgtatcacgggtttatcctctctccccctcatgaacatactataaTTTCGTGATGCTTAGGACAataaagcctaatgagtttccctttgtgtacatgtttcacaacgtgagatcttatgggataactctttgggCCTTCTCAatatcaatctttgcatcaagtttagactatgatggctaatccggtcttgccataaagtgtataattttcgTGGGATATATCAATATGATCACCAcggctcttgcctcttatcatactgatctgtagcatagttttgattAGTAGATTACATaggtatagtcttgaccactttcttaaaagggtcttaggcgttttctttctttcttaaatatgaaggaacttgtttccttttgcccattgtttctatttggaaaccatATTAACTCAATGGGGTCATACATtcttgggtgtatataatgccctttaggcaatgccttagccatagatTTCTTACTAGGCTACTATACGTACCATAATGCCTTTTAGGCGATTTCTTTATCAATCATTCACATtatcaagtaagatcaggcaagatataATAGTAATGAACTCAAATCAattctattattatatatataatcgtGAATGACAATTGGGTTTAaagcaaaacacaaatcaaagacTTAAAACACAATTAGCATGTCGAGATCTTTCTTTAGTCAATAGACATGCCGGCCACACCATCAGTTACATTGTACACGGCTGCCTTGGATTCATCCTGATCCATATCAGTCTTATTTGCTTCAGGATATCTCATCTCACTGCTTCTCTTTAGCAGCTTATCATTCTCAATTACCGTTATGCAAGAGATCAGGTCATTATAGGTGGTGAAACCTCTTTCTATATAGATATGTTTGACAACAGATTTcctggatggaatgtggagtatgtTTTGAAGAGTAAATCCTCATCTGTTACCACTTCACCACATAGTCTCAGTTTGTAAACGACTCCGAACAAAGCGAAGTGATACTCGGCCACAGACTCAAAGTCTTGGAATCTGAGACTCATCCATTCATGCCTGACCTTTGGTAATAATACCATTGCGTATCTGGACTTTAATTATCtccaaaggtcacgaggattctcaatatatatagatactgatttctcagatcctcagtgagatgatggcgcataattgttatggctctTAACTTTTCACTTCTAGTTGCATAATCACCCTGAATGATACTCCTTCCGAGTCCTCTTGATTTCAGGACAACTGAAGTGTTCATTGTCTATTCTAGATAATTTTCTCCAGAGGGATTTAGAATGGCATAATCCAAAGGCTCAAATCTCGGCATCTGAAACcatattatcaatcaattcatgatttaggatgcaaccaattcaaaataatcagtgcatatgatttcataagtctctcGACCAAAACACATTACTACTCGATCATGGTGCGAAACAAGTCGAGAATGCTAGGTCTATATGTGATGCTTAGGCCACACAGCCATGTAATGTGATACAACGATCCTAGAGATCGGTTCATGAGATATGCAAGCAAGGTCACACGACCATTCAGATATGGTGTCTctctaggccacacggccaagctATGATGcattaagccacacggctttcaatcacatgatgcaaacaatgtgatctatcaagggcacaaggccgcgaGTATGAACAATGCATCGGAATGGTTAGGCCACACGGCCGTTCGGTATGGTTCATAGCAAAATCACACGGCCACAACAGAATATAATGCAAACAAGGATAATCAATTTAGATGCATTCAATCTTATCATTCAGTTGCATATCAATTAGGgtttaccaatttcaaggttggtaataTGCGgctagattttagggtttcagaatcagagtaatctagcaacctaactctcatgcAATATGTaatcaatcctaaacctcaaatcaatcattcaaattttaagcaatatgagatttaaggtttcaaggcctttaggaatttaaaacgagatttagggttttaaacaTTTAAGTGGCCAATTTTATCAACATGAGGTTAAGGGTTTCAAGACCTTAAGATTTTAGTTTTgagattcaatcaatctattaatcttaaaactcagatcatcaatcattcaatcaagcaagaacaatttaaaatcgatttcaagctttagggttttagggtttacgattccaagatttagggttttcaattccaagatttagggttttcataATTCAGAtcagaacaatcaatcaacatGTTCTAATGGAATCGATTTCAATCTAGGGATTATAAGATGATCAGTTTTACGTTATACcaatttttagggtttatcaaGAACATTGGAtttccataataatggattagggttttagggtttgatcattATGTTCTTAGATTAATCGGTATACCTTCGTTTGTAGGgttgaaaccggaccaccaaagagaaCAGATGAACCTCGAGCTGCACACGGACGGACGTGAGCTGGCTGTCGTCGGGTGCGAGCTGAACGGGACGGGACGCGTCTGCTTCCTATCGGGTTCGCGAGCTGCTTCCTATCGGGTTCGCAAGCGGCTGCGGGATTGCGAGCTGGTTGATTGGGAACACGAGCTGGCTGTGATGCGAACGGAAGTTGaggtcgtctaggatcaggaacaccttagGGATGGAGCTGATCGGTTGCTGACGAGCTGGAACAACGCGAGCTAGGAcgaattagggttcgtcgggatTAGGTTAAAGTCGCCGGCTAGGTTAGGTTTAAGGGATTGGCGATTTTAGCTTAGATTGCAGAGaacaatcgtgctgataacgtgttgtaattagaAGATTGAAGACTGAATAGTTCTGTGTATTTCATTAATGGATAAGACATCCCTTATGTAAGGGTTACAAGATatagataaaaggaaagattacaaattcTAATCCAACTAGATTTAGGATaactactaaatacataaatggaaagattagaTATACAAAGAAAATGAAATAGAGTTTTCTCTCCTCTAAGACATGCGggcgcctctctctctcctcaaaaGCATGCGGCcacatctctctttctctctagggtttcggctatgtctctttcttctagggtttggaccggttatggacattcaTCACTTCATTTATAACACATAGTAGTTTATAAACAGTTAACCACAATGGATTACGACATGaactattaataataataatcactaATCAACTTGGACTTACGTCAGTAATCTCTGGTTAAGAAAAGGGTAATTAGGTAATTCTACAGGCTCAGTTTCGCTTCGATGGCTGGATTAAACAAGGAGAATACGAAGGAACTCGAAGGAcagatagaagaaaaaaaatctcaatttctctcacaatctcttcGATTgaaatctcattttttttttcgattttcatGTTTGAAATTGTATATACTATATCACTAAGATCGATTTGTTCTTCTTGTTTGCGTATattctccaaaaaaaatttttttcctcttctgtTGGAGCTTTTATAGGGAAAATTCTTCATTTCCTGGAAATTAATTCTATATCGATATCAGaaattcgttttttattttCCAGTTTAATATCTGAATAGAAACCATGGTGGTAGCAACGACCATAGCGCTTTACGCGAGTCCAGCGAACACCGTATGCTCCACACCACACCAGATAAACGCTCATGTCTCCTCCTGCGATCTCGATCTCAACCCCAGATCTTCACCGTCCACGGCCTCTCCCACAATCGGAGGCCTCTCTCTGCTTTTCTCCGGCGCATCCGTCAAatcatcttcctcctcctcctcatcacaCCCAGCCGTAGCAGACGAACTAGCTTCCATACGCCATGAACGAACCGAGGATCGAACCTTAAGCGGCTCCTTCTGTCACTCTCCCAGCAAATTCATCGCTTCTTCTCCGTATCTCAATCGAGACCACCAGAGCCCTGTCTCGATGCTTCACGGTCCAATCTCGTCGAGCAACAGTCCTCCGATGAGAAGCTtcggcggcggcggaggaggaggaggatcgcTCCGTGTAGGATCCAGCAGATTGTTCAACGGTTTCGTGAGGAAAGCTTTAGGCTCGTGTGTGGACTTCGACTTAGATGAGCAGCTACCCTTCACCATGGACGATGGCTTCGAAGGCGGAGAGAGAAGACAACCGTACGCTAGAGATTTACTTAGACGTGCTCAGCTCAAACACAAAATCTTCGAAGATGAGTCTGTCGTCAAAGCCTTTTACGAAGCAGAGAAAGCTCATCGTGGACAGGTACGAACAAAAAGCTCGAAACTTTATTACTCTGTTTTGGTTTACTTAAAGTGATGATGGCTTTGTTGTGAATCAGATGAGAGCAAATGGTGATCCTTACTTGCAGCATTGCGTTGACACTGCTATCTTACTGGCTGAGATTGGAGCTAACTCCACCGTTGTTATTGCTGGCATTCTTCATGACACTCTAGACGATTCCTTCATGACCTATGATTACATCCTCCGAACTTTTGGTTCTGGAGTTGCTGATCTTGTCGAAGGGGTAAGTAAAGAAACATCCTCTCATGTGTTACTGATTGAAAGACTTTAACTTGAGTTTTGTCTTGTAGGTGTCTATGCTTAGCCAGTTAAGTAAGCTTGCTCGGGAAAACAACACGGCGTGTAAAACCGTTGAGGCGGATCGTCTGCACACTATGTTCCTTGCGATGGCTGATGCGAGAGCTGTTCTCATTAAGTTAGCTGATCGGTTACATAACATGGTGACGCTCTACGCTTTGCCTCCGGTTAAGCGGCAGAGGTTTGCTAAAGAGACTCTTGAGATATTTGCGCCTCTGGCTAATCGGTTGGGAATCTCTAGCTGGAAAGTTGAGCTTGAGAATCTCTGTTTCAAGCATCTTCATCCTGACCAGCACCACGAGATGTCAGCTTTGCTCGAGGACTCGTTTGATGAAGCTATGATTACATCCGCGATTGAGAAAATGGAGCAAGCGCTGAAGAAAGAAGGCATTGCTTACCATGTTCTCTCTGGACGGCACAAGAGCCTGTATAGTATCTACTGCAAGATGTTGAAGTAAGTTCTCATTTCCTCTTTGTATGAAACGTGCTTGTTGGATTATACTGATCTTATTGAATCTTCAGGAAGAAGCTAACGGTGGACGAAATTCATGACATTCATGGGTTACGTTTGATTGTTGACAATGAGAAAGATTGTTACAAGGCCTTAGGAGTAGTTCACAAGCTATGGTCTGAAGTCCCTGGAAAGCTGAAGGATTACATAACTCATCCCAAGTTCAACGGGTAGGTTTCTCAAACCTTGTCTTAGCACTGTAGCACCTTCAAAATGATGCTAACTTCGGTTTCTGAATGTTATAGGTACAAGTCTTTGCATACCGTAGTGATGGGCGATGTACCCATTCCACTAGAAGTTCAAATACGGACAAAAGAGATGCATTTGCAAGCTGAGTTTGGGTTTGCAGCTCACTGGAGGTACAAGGAAGGTGATTGCAAACACTCATCATTTGTGCTTCAGATGGTTGAATGGGCAAGATGGGTTGTGACCTGGCACTGCGAAACAATGAGCAAAGATAGATCTTCGATCTGTTCCTCGGAGCCCTTGTGCAGTTTCCCGTCTCACGCAGAAGACTGTCCGTTTTCTTACAAGCCTAATGGTAACCAAGAAGGACCCGTCTATGTCATTGTAATCGAAAACGACAAGGTTAGTTAGTTGCTTATAAACATCATTGAGGATGTTTCTTTGCTTGGAGTTAATAACTTGCTTAACCCGAATACGCAGATGACAGTGCAAGAGTTTCCGGCGAGTTCCACGGTGTCGGACCTGTTAAGCAGAGCAGGACCAGGGAGCTCGAGATGGTCAATGTACAGCATGCCAGCAAAGGAAGAGCTAAGGCCAAGGCTAAACCAGACACCTGTAAGTGATCTGAAATGCAAGCTGAAGATGGGAGATGTGGTAGAGCTGACTCCAGCCATACCCGACGAGTCTCTGCCTGAATACAGAGAGGAGATTCAGCGGATGTATGATCGAGGGCTCGCCTTTTCACGCCCTCAACGTACAGCTGCTGCTGGCACAATGGTTGGCTGGGGAAGCTAACAGATTCTTCTGTTTCTTAACACAAGAAAAAACAGAGTCCTTGCTTACTGTATGCAAGTTGTTATATAGTAATGCTTTCAGAAAGATTTATTGTACCTTTGTATCTTGTTTGATTCCAAGAAAACAGTGTAAATAATATTTGCATATATAAATAGGCTACGAAAAAAATTGAGTCGGGTCATTAATATTCGATTTTCTCACAATTTGTATCAGTAACTAAAGCAAACATGGAAACAGAAGTGCTATTTAACCAAAAGTATCAACAAAATTGATTCTCTTACATTCTCTACATGTTGATACATGACATTATAGTTTGTTGTTGATGTCTGTCTACTTAGTTGGGTCTTCTAAAGAGAGGGAAAGAGACCCTTTGAGGAGTTTGGCGTAGAAGCTCTGATTGTTGTTGTTACTGAGATGTTTGTGGTGCAGGATTTGTCACGTCTTCGTCGTCCTCCTCTGTCTCTTCAGGTTCAATCGAAGCTGACTTCTTGGGAATAACGAGCTGGTAGTTTGGGCTAAGCAACGTGTCCTGTTCAGGCGGGAGTGGAACACCGAGTCCTGCTATCAATTTCGGTAAAGGGATCTTATTCCTGCTGGTAGCAAGCTCTAGCAGTACCTAAAACCAAACATCGAAACATAAAACTTAAGAAatagattcagaaattggaatTGGATTTGGCATCCATCTTTTCATCACATCTACTTTTACACAAACAATCTATTGACTGCATGTAGGAGTTAATTGCCATTACCAAACACACTAGTTAGGTCCATTTTCAGGCAAGGATCTCAATAAGTGAAACAGAAACAACAATAAGGAATCGTCAATCTATAGTTACCTCTCTTAGAGGTGGCTGAGGGAAGCTGAAACTAACTTTGGATTGAATAGCGAGCTTCAGATCGTCACAGTCGATGGTGGATTTGGTAGCATGCTCTGAGTAAACCTGAGCATCGGTCAACACATCGACCACGTAACGATACCATATTTCAAGAAACTGGTGAACCACACGAGGCTCGTAGTCCTCAACACCCATCGACTTAAGCAGAGACTTGACAATCTTGGCGTCTCTAGGCACATCTTCCTCACCTTGTCCAGCCATTGTTCCTCACTAACACAGGGAAACGGAAACCATCAGATACAATTTGAAGCTCAGAGCTTCGCGGGTCGCAGACAACGAACACGGAGACTTAACCTAGCTACAAAAGTCATCGATAAATTCGAAACACACACGGTTATATGCCAACATTCGAACAAAGAATCAAAATCGACCGTGGATAGGGCAATAGATACCTAACAAGAGACAAACTCGGTGGAGTAAGGTAGATGCACGCCGGAGGTTGATGAACGCCGGCGAGAAATCGTTCTGTCTCTTTTATGGGAAAGAACAAGTAGATCTCTTTTAGCGGTTAACACAGACGAGTAATGGGCTTTTGAATTTTACTGGTGCATTGGCCCATTAAAGACAGACGACGTCGGATGAGAATCTTGTTATTATTGACCATaattttccttaattttaagTGTATTACTCTTGAATGTTAGTCTTCTCTCATTTGTGCATTTCACATTCTGTCTTACTTAATGGTAGAGCCCATGGATTCATCAGACTAGAGTGTGGCTTACActaaggagatcctttgtcacCTTTCTTGTTCATACTGATGAAGCACTTGTGAGCTTGCTGAATCAATCCGAAGCCAAAGGAAAGCTCCACGGTATTCAACTGGCCACGAACAGTCCTCGAGTACATCATTTGTTGTTTGCAGACGACATTCTTCTGCTATGTGAGGCCAACACAGTAGAAAGCGAGGAAGTCATGCGATGCCTAAAGGTATATGGTGAGGCGTCCGGGCAGATGATAAACGTGTCTAAGTCATCTATCATCTTTGGGGCTAGCATTGATGATACCACAAAGGAAGAGGTCAAGCAGGTGATGGGAATTAATTCAGAAGGGGGTGAATGAACCTATTTGGGCTTGCCGAAGTGCTTTAACGGATCCAAGAAGGATCTCTTAAACTTCATTAAAGAGAAGCTAGAGGGTAGACTGCAAGGTTAGTATGCCAAAACCCTTTCAATGGGAGCAAaagaagttttcataaaatctgTAGTGCTTGCTCTACCGGTCTATGCCATGTCGGTGTTCCAGTTACCAAAGGATCTCTGCGCACGTATTACTAGTGATATCGTCGAGTTTTGTTGGAGCAGCggtgataaaaagagaaaaatttcATGGGTTGCTTGGCAAAAACTATGCAAACCTAAGGAAGATGGAGGTATGGTGTTCCATGACATTGGAAGATTTAATCAAGCCTTGCTTGGAAAGCAAGCATCGCGTATATGGAGCCAACCTGACTCTTTGGTGGCGAGAGTTCTCGAAGGAAAATATTTCAACAAGTGTGGCTTCTTGGAGTGTGGTAGGCACTCAACGAAGAGTGGTTTGAAAAAAATGGTAGGTACTCAACGAAGAGTGGTTATAAACTACTGGAATCTATCATCAATACTCAACAgtaggcctgggcaaaataaccggaacagaagaaccgaaccggaaccgaaccaaaatacccgaaaccggaaccggaccaataccctcaaatattcaaacggttcctatatttttatatccgaaataaccgaaccgaaccgaaaccgaaccgagaaccgaaccgagaaccgaacgggtacccgaatatataaaaatattaattatatatacatataacatcactaaatatatatttttaatttaaaattctattaaaagtatctgaaaatagttgaggataactaaattattataaagtatccaaactacccgaaagtatccgaaactatccggatagttttatccgaaatatccaaagtaatcggaaatattcaaaaattttatctaaatcatcctaattatttgatattttaccctaaataaccgatattttatccaaactatccgaactacccgaaccggatccaaatgagaaccgaaatttttctggatattttccggttcctacatttactatccggaccgaaccgaacccgaaactatctgaaccgaaccgaaccgaaaaataggttaagtactaaatggatcctttagcccctatccgaactacccgaaacccgaaatacccgaaccgaaccgatacccaaAATGCCCAGACCTTCTCAACAGCCTCAACATGTAACTCTGCCTCCAATAGAGAAGCAACTCTGGAAGAACATATGGAAGGTGAAAGTTCCACCTAAAATCAAACATTTCATATGGAGAGCCCTCTCTGGAGCTTTAGCTGTCAAAGAAAGATTACAAACCCGAAGAATTCAGCTAGATACAACATGTCAACAATGCGGGCGT
This Brassica napus cultivar Da-Ae chromosome C6, Da-Ae, whole genome shotgun sequence DNA region includes the following protein-coding sequences:
- the LOC106431665 gene encoding transcription initiation factor TFIID subunit 9, which codes for MAGQGEEDVPRDAKIVKSLLKSMGVEDYEPRVVHQFLEIWYRYVVDVLTDAQVYSEHATKSTIDCDDLKLAIQSKVSFSFPQPPLREVLLELATSRNKIPLPKLIAGLGVPLPPEQDTLLSPNYQLVIPKKSASIEPEETEEDDEDVTNPAPQTSQ
- the LOC106431664 gene encoding probable GTP diphosphokinase RSH3, chloroplastic; translation: MVVATTIALYASPANTVCSTPHQINAHVSSCDLDLNPRSSPSTASPTIGGLSLLFSGASVKSSSSSSSSHPAVADELASIRHERTEDRTLSGSFCHSPSKFIASSPYLNRDHQSPVSMLHGPISSSNSPPMRSFGGGGGGGGSLRVGSSRLFNGFVRKALGSCVDFDLDEQLPFTMDDGFEGGERRQPYARDLLRRAQLKHKIFEDESVVKAFYEAEKAHRGQMRANGDPYLQHCVDTAILLAEIGANSTVVIAGILHDTLDDSFMTYDYILRTFGSGVADLVEGVSMLSQLSKLARENNTACKTVEADRLHTMFLAMADARAVLIKLADRLHNMVTLYALPPVKRQRFAKETLEIFAPLANRLGISSWKVELENLCFKHLHPDQHHEMSALLEDSFDEAMITSAIEKMEQALKKEGIAYHVLSGRHKSLYSIYCKMLKKKLTVDEIHDIHGLRLIVDNEKDCYKALGVVHKLWSEVPGKLKDYITHPKFNGYKSLHTVVMGDVPIPLEVQIRTKEMHLQAEFGFAAHWRYKEGDCKHSSFVLQMVEWARWVVTWHCETMSKDRSSICSSEPLCSFPSHAEDCPFSYKPNGNQEGPVYVIVIENDKMTVQEFPASSTVSDLLSRAGPGSSRWSMYSMPAKEELRPRLNQTPVSDLKCKLKMGDVVELTPAIPDESLPEYREEIQRMYDRGLAFSRPQRTAAAGTMVGWGS